The Mycolicibacterium monacense genome contains the following window.
TCGTTCCATTCTGATCACTGGGACGGCCTCTGGCGGGTCTGCTCCGAGACGCAGATGCCGGTGTCGTTGCACTTCGGCTCCGGGTCTTACGTGCCGGGCTTCTCCTTCTCGTCGATGAAGCCGATTCCCGGGCAGATGCAGACCCCCGACGCCCCGTTCGCCGTGGCCACCACGCTGTTCTCGTCCAATCTGATGTGGACGACCGTCGACCTGCTGTTCTCCGGCAAGCTTCAAAAGTTCCCGGATCTGCAGTTCTCACTGGCCGAGGGTGGTATCGGCTGGGTGCCCTACATCCTGGAGCGCTCCGACTACGTGTGGGAGCGGCACCGCTACTACCAGGCGATCGACTTCGACACCCGGCCGTCGGATCTGTTCAGGAAGCACTTCTGGGGCTGCTTCATCGACGACGAGCACGGCCTGACCAACCGGCACAGCATCGGGGTCGACCGCATCATGCTGGAGATCGACTTCCCGCACAGCGACTCCAACTGGCCGAACTCGCGCAAGCGCGCGGCCGAGGTGCTCGCCGACGTGCCCGACGACGAGTGCTCGCTGATCGTCGAGGAGAACGCTAGGCGGATGCTGAACTTCCCGCGCTAGCCGTACTCGGTCAGGACACTGGTGACGGGCGTGTTGGCTCGATGGGAGGAGAACCTCCGGGTGGGGTGTGGCTTGTCGAAGGCCCATCACCGACCCGGAGGTTCTGCTGACCCACCGCAATGCCCGCACCACCTTGCTTCGCCGGTCTCACACCCCTCAGCCGCCTGCGAGCAACCTCATGACCGGGTACAGCTGGAGTCCGGCGTCAGAACGTCGAGCTCATCGGGGCGAGCGGTGTGCAGACGTCTCCTCTGGGGATGTTGACGACCGCCCAGCATCCTCGCCCTGTGGCGGTGAAGGTGCCGGTGTACCGCGTCGCGGTGACGAAAACCTCTCCCGTTGCGTAGCCGGGGGCGTTACTGCACTTGCCCGGTCCGTCGGGAGTCGACACGCAGATGGTGGCGGACCGCGGCGAAACGTAGTCGCCGGTACAACCTGTGGGGTTGATCGTCGCGTTCACCGCTTTGCCCCCGCCGGGAAGCTCGATGAGTTTCGGCGGCGACATCTCGAACGAGCAGAACCCTTCCCCGGACACATCAGCCGCGCCGGGCGTCGCTGCGGCGACAGCTGCGCCGATCGTCGCGGCAGTCGTCGCGGCCGTCACTGCCGCGGCGAGCGTGCCGAGCCGTCGGGTTCTGGCGAGGTACCGTCGACCGACGGTTTTGGCGAAGAAGTTCTGAGTCACTCGACTACTCCTATTCGGCAGCACCGGCTTTGGCTTCCTGGTCGCGGGTCAACCCGGCGGCCAGTATCAGTTCTTCATGCAGTTCGAACCACACTGTGTGGTACGAGTCGATGATTGGTCGGGTGAACCATGTCGTCTCCCCGGCGGATACCCTCTCCATCGCCGTGGAGAGCTTGTCGGCGTAGGCGCTCAGCCGAGGAAGTTGCTCGGCGGCCGAGCCGATGATCGGCAGCACGGCGTCGTGCACCCGCTCGAGCCTGGCGAGCACATCGGCGTCGTAGTCGGCATCCTCGTGGGTGTTCGGCTCTCCGCCCTTGAGCTGCCACTCCGACACGAGCGACTTGAACCGGGCATTCACATCGCGGAACTCGTTGTACGTGTGCGAGATCGCAGAGGCGTCGACGCCCAGGCGCTCCTCAGCCAGCAGGTCGTTGAGTCGCTCGCGACCCGCCGGTGTCAGCCGGATGGACTTGCCCTCGACGAGCAGACCCGCCTCGCCGAGTTCGGCGATGGCCACCGTCACGGTCGCCTGGTCGCGGTTCAGCGTCGCCGCCAAGGCTTCCGGGCTGACCCGGCCCTTGAGCCGCGTCGCTTGCAAAATGCTCAGTTCATCCATCGTCGTCCTCAACGCTTCAGCCGACGAGCCGTAACGCCGTCAGCATGGTGATCAGTGGAGTCGTCGACACCACGTCGGCGTGGCCGGCGGCCAACGCATCGCGCACCGCGGCATCGGAGCCGGCCGGCAGTACCGGATAGTCACCTGCGCGGTGCGCGCGAAGCGGGCTGCGCCTGCGCGCGATATCGGCGAGCCGACGCAGGTCGGGGCTGTCGGCCTCCGACCACGCGGTGAGGGGCAGCACGCCCTCTCGCACCTCGCCCGCATTGCCGTCGACGGTGATCAACCGGCCGTCAAGGGCGGCCGTCACGCCGGCGCCGCAGCCGACGACCGCCGGCCTGCCGATCTCGCGGCTGACCACCGCGGCATGGGAGGTGGCGCCGCCGATCTGGGTCACGATGGCACGTGCGGCCAGCATGCCCGCAACGTCGTCGGGACTGGTCGAGGTGCGGACCAGGATGACATCCTCGTCGTTGTCGGCGGCATCGAGCGCGGCGTCGACGTCGGTGTAGGCGCGGCCTGACGCCACTCCTGGGCACGCGGGCAACCCCTTGGCCAAGAGCGGTGCGGCGAGCCGGGTTTCGGGCTGAAGCGACGGCGACAACAAGGTCTGCACGTGCACCGGCGTGACACGCCGAAGCGCTTCGTCTTCCTCGATGCGCCCCTCGTCGAGGAGTGTCAGGGCCAGCCGCACGGCGGCCTGGGCCGACCGTTTGGCGGCGCGGGTCTGCAGCAGCCAGAGCCTGCCTTCTTCGACCGTGAATTCGATGTCCTGTACGTCGCGGCCGAGGTCCTCGAGAGTTTCGGCCGCCGTCATGAGGTCGGCGTACACGCCAGGCTGTTGCTCGCGCAGCGCGCTGAGCGGTTCGCAGTCGTAGCTGCCCGACACCACGTCCTCGCCCTGACCGCGCGGCAACCATTCACCGAACGGCTCGTTGGCGCCGGTCATCGGATTGCGCGTGAACAGCACCCCGGTGCCCGAGTCGCGGCTGAGGTTGCCGAACACCATCGCTTGTACGACGACAGCCGTGCCACCACCGTCGCCCAGTCCGTGGTGCCGGCGATAGGCCTCGGCCCGGGCGCTGTGCCAGGAGCGGAAGACCGCGGCGATCGCGCCGCGCAGTTGCAGGAACGGGTTGTCGGGCACCGGTTCGGACTCGTCGTCGTCGAGGACGATTCGTTGGTACATGGCGCGGAACCGGTTGCGGGTGTCCGCGGCGAACTGCGGTGTCGCCTCCTGCGCCAGTGCGCTCTCGACGTCGTCGTCGATGCCGAGGTCCAGCACGGTATCGAGCATCCCGGGCATCGACTGAGCCGCACCGGAGCGCACGCTGACCAGCAGCGGCCGAGGGCCCTGACCGAAGGTGCGTGCCGTTTCATGTTCCAGCCAGCGCAAATTGTCGAGCACGTCGGGCCAGATGCGGTCCAGCACGTGGTCCTCACCGGCGAGGAACTGCGCGCACACATCGGTGGTGAGACAGAAAGCAGGCGGCACCGGCAGCCCGAGCCGGCGCATCAGATTGAGTCCATGGCCCTTGTTGCCCAGCACCTCGCGGGGCAACGGGCAGTGGCCGTCGAGGAGCACTACCGGCGGCCGGAGGTACGGCGGCACGTTCTCACCCATGACCTGTGTCACAGTCCGTAGCATGCCACATATCCAACCTGGTTAACGATGACTTACGCCCAGACCTAAATAGTTAATCATTTAGTCTGATGCTGTCATAGGAAGTTACCCGGTCTGCACCCCATTTTGGGGCGGTCAAGTGGAGGAGTTCGCATGAGGGTTCGTCTCGAACAGTCGAAGTGCGTCGGGCACGCGCAGTGCTACGCCGTCGATCCGGAGCTGTTCCCCATCGACGACTCGGGTTATTGCATTCTCGAGGAACGCGAGGTACGGCCCGAAGACGAGCAGCTCACCCGCGACGGCGTCGCCGCCTGTCCGGAACTCGCGCTGGTTCTCGAGGAGGACTGACGGCGCACTTGCCAATCGCAAGCTTGACGGTCACACTCCACATAACTAACCAGGTTTACTATGTGGGGTGTGATGCAGACAGGTGATTGGCGCCCCCGGCTGGAGCGCCTCCTCGCGGATCTTCGCCGTCGTCGTGACGAGGCCGCACGTTCGGGGGTCAAACCCGAGCGCATCGACGCGGCCCGCGCCTGGCATGCCGAGCTCGTCGACCACGGGCTCGCTGCGCCCGGTTGGCCGCGCTCGGTCGGCGGATTGGAGCTGTCGCTGGAGGACCAGCTCGACTACTACCGGATGACGACGGACGCGGGCGCACCGCCGCACCCGTGCCCGTTGTCGTTCATCGTCGCGCCCACGCTCATCGCCCACGGCACCCCGCAACAGAAGGACCGCTTCCTTCGGCCGCTGCTGCGGGCGGACGAA
Protein-coding sequences here:
- a CDS encoding pyruvate, phosphate dikinase, translating into MLRTVTQVMGENVPPYLRPPVVLLDGHCPLPREVLGNKGHGLNLMRRLGLPVPPAFCLTTDVCAQFLAGEDHVLDRIWPDVLDNLRWLEHETARTFGQGPRPLLVSVRSGAAQSMPGMLDTVLDLGIDDDVESALAQEATPQFAADTRNRFRAMYQRIVLDDDESEPVPDNPFLQLRGAIAAVFRSWHSARAEAYRRHHGLGDGGGTAVVVQAMVFGNLSRDSGTGVLFTRNPMTGANEPFGEWLPRGQGEDVVSGSYDCEPLSALREQQPGVYADLMTAAETLEDLGRDVQDIEFTVEEGRLWLLQTRAAKRSAQAAVRLALTLLDEGRIEEDEALRRVTPVHVQTLLSPSLQPETRLAAPLLAKGLPACPGVASGRAYTDVDAALDAADNDEDVILVRTSTSPDDVAGMLAARAIVTQIGGATSHAAVVSREIGRPAVVGCGAGVTAALDGRLITVDGNAGEVREGVLPLTAWSEADSPDLRRLADIARRRSPLRAHRAGDYPVLPAGSDAAVRDALAAGHADVVSTTPLITMLTALRLVG
- a CDS encoding amidohydrolase family protein produces the protein MPLQDHHQIVSVDDHLVEHPRVWQDRLPEKFREAGPRIVEQDGNHLWSYDGQIFPTIGLNAVAGKPPEEWGMDPVRYEDMIPGCYDPVARVADMDLDGVQSALCFPSFPGFGGGTFIRAQDKELALLCVKAWNDFYIDEWCATAPERYIPLAILPVWDIDATVAEAQRVAAKGARTVSFPDSPVPLGLPSFHSDHWDGLWRVCSETQMPVSLHFGSGSYVPGFSFSSMKPIPGQMQTPDAPFAVATTLFSSNLMWTTVDLLFSGKLQKFPDLQFSLAEGGIGWVPYILERSDYVWERHRYYQAIDFDTRPSDLFRKHFWGCFIDDEHGLTNRHSIGVDRIMLEIDFPHSDSNWPNSRKRAAEVLADVPDDECSLIVEENARRMLNFPR
- a CDS encoding ferredoxin; its protein translation is MRVRLEQSKCVGHAQCYAVDPELFPIDDSGYCILEEREVRPEDEQLTRDGVAACPELALVLEED
- a CDS encoding helix-turn-helix domain-containing protein, whose translation is MDELSILQATRLKGRVSPEALAATLNRDQATVTVAIAELGEAGLLVEGKSIRLTPAGRERLNDLLAEERLGVDASAISHTYNEFRDVNARFKSLVSEWQLKGGEPNTHEDADYDADVLARLERVHDAVLPIIGSAAEQLPRLSAYADKLSTAMERVSAGETTWFTRPIIDSYHTVWFELHEELILAAGLTRDQEAKAGAAE